One Acetobacter ghanensis DNA window includes the following coding sequences:
- the hisD gene encoding histidinol dehydrogenase — protein sequence MKRLDTRDAGFESAFSALLTNREEQGQEVTGPVANILASVRKEGDAALCALTERFDRLPVTPEKLAFTAQEVAQAKAQVSPELLDALDVAAQRIETFHQKQLPSDMRYTDDAGMTLGLRWIPLDAAGLYVPGGKAAYPSSVLMNAIPAKVAGVKRLAMCVPTPDGVINPLVLAAADRAGVTEIYRVGGAQAVGAMAYGTQTIRPVDRIVGPGNAYVAEAKRQVFGHVGIDSIAGPSDVVVIADSGSDPRLIALDLLAQAEHDELAQATLITPDAAFADTVIQAVKAELKVLTRTAIASASWERNGAVLVARDLLEAVELANRLAPEHLELMVDEPEALFAHVRHAGAAFLGRFCPEAVGDYVGGPNHVLPTSRTARFASGLSVYDFMKRTTFLSGGPDALRRIGPSAVALAHAEGLEAHALSVSARLDALAAQTPNA from the coding sequence ATGAAACGGCTTGATACGCGTGATGCTGGTTTTGAAAGTGCTTTTAGCGCACTGCTAACCAACCGGGAGGAACAGGGGCAGGAAGTCACCGGCCCCGTTGCCAACATTCTGGCCTCTGTCCGCAAGGAGGGCGATGCTGCCCTCTGTGCATTGACCGAACGTTTTGACCGTCTGCCTGTAACACCGGAAAAACTGGCTTTTACCGCACAGGAAGTAGCGCAGGCCAAAGCACAGGTCAGCCCCGAACTGCTGGACGCGCTCGATGTCGCCGCCCAACGGATTGAGACCTTCCACCAAAAGCAGCTCCCATCGGACATGCGTTATACGGATGACGCGGGCATGACCTTGGGTCTGCGCTGGATTCCGCTGGATGCAGCAGGCCTGTACGTTCCCGGCGGCAAGGCAGCGTATCCGTCCTCCGTGCTGATGAACGCCATTCCCGCCAAGGTCGCAGGGGTCAAACGGCTGGCCATGTGCGTGCCAACGCCAGACGGGGTTATCAACCCGCTGGTTCTGGCCGCAGCCGACCGTGCCGGCGTGACCGAAATCTACCGTGTGGGTGGGGCACAGGCCGTGGGTGCCATGGCCTATGGCACACAGACCATCCGCCCCGTGGACCGTATTGTTGGCCCCGGCAACGCCTATGTGGCCGAAGCCAAACGGCAGGTCTTTGGCCATGTGGGGATTGATAGCATTGCAGGCCCGTCCGATGTGGTCGTCATTGCCGATTCGGGGTCTGACCCGCGCCTGATCGCACTCGACCTGTTGGCACAGGCCGAGCATGATGAACTGGCGCAGGCCACCCTGATTACCCCGGATGCAGCCTTTGCCGACACGGTTATACAGGCAGTCAAAGCCGAGCTTAAAGTGCTCACCCGTACAGCCATTGCCAGCGCCAGTTGGGAGCGCAATGGCGCTGTGCTGGTAGCGCGGGATCTGCTGGAGGCCGTGGAGCTTGCCAACCGTCTGGCCCCCGAACATCTGGAACTGATGGTGGATGAGCCAGAGGCTCTGTTTGCCCACGTACGTCACGCGGGAGCGGCATTCCTTGGCCGATTCTGCCCCGAAGCCGTGGGGGACTACGTAGGTGGCCCCAACCACGTTCTGCCCACATCACGCACAGCGCGCTTTGCCTCTGGCCTGTCGGTTTACGACTTTATGAAGCGCACCACTTTTCTTTCCGGTGGGCCAGACGCCCTGCGCCGGATTGGCCCTTCCGCCGTGGCTCTTGCCCATGCAGAAGGGCTGGAGGCCCACGCCCTTAGCGTTTCTGCCCGGCTGGATGCTCTGGCAGCGCAGACACCTAATGCTTGA
- a CDS encoding zinc-finger domain-containing protein — protein MLIQPANPIPRPRLGHVETILVDQRKIACDGGLGPLGHPRVWLKIGGHQTVCPYCSRLFVLQPGAATDSGH, from the coding sequence ATGCTCATCCAACCGGCAAACCCCATTCCACGCCCCCGTCTGGGCCATGTGGAGACCATTCTGGTGGACCAACGCAAAATTGCCTGCGATGGCGGGTTAGGCCCGTTAGGTCACCCCCGCGTCTGGCTTAAAATTGGCGGTCACCAAACCGTCTGCCCCTACTGCTCGCGCCTGTTCGTGCTTCAGCCGGGTGCGGCAACCGACTCCGGGCACTGA
- a CDS encoding c-type cytochrome: protein MKKTILAVLAATAGLSGLAGNAHAAADGAQLFSTHCAMCHQSTGDGVPGQFPPLKGRINQIAATPEGKNYVMHVLLNGLAGSLKAGNTSYMGYMPSMAAMSDEDIAALLTYVSTLSGDASAPAFTADEVKSARATPLQPGQVLEERNTLNTAHPLP, encoded by the coding sequence ATGAAAAAAACCATTCTGGCTGTGCTGGCAGCAACTGCGGGCCTGTCTGGCCTGGCAGGGAACGCACACGCAGCAGCCGATGGTGCACAGCTGTTCTCCACCCATTGCGCCATGTGCCACCAGAGCACGGGTGATGGTGTGCCGGGGCAGTTCCCTCCGCTCAAAGGCCGCATCAACCAGATTGCAGCCACCCCGGAAGGCAAGAACTACGTCATGCATGTCCTGCTTAATGGTCTGGCAGGCAGCCTGAAGGCAGGCAACACATCCTACATGGGTTACATGCCCTCCATGGCCGCCATGTCGGATGAGGACATTGCTGCCCTTCTGACCTATGTTTCCACCCTGTCGGGCGATGCCTCGGCCCCGGCCTTTACTGCGGATGAAGTCAAAAGCGCCCGCGCCACACCCCTGCAGCCGGGTCAGGTTCTGGAAGAACGCAATACGCTCAACACAGCACACCCGCTGCCATAA
- the hisG gene encoding ATP phosphoribosyltransferase encodes MNQSLSDRQTANALGSGHDGQMVLALPKGRILKAVTPLMAGTGMAPSADCLGDSSRKLRFSTEDPGVDIVRVRSFDVATFVAAGGAQVGICGSDVLMEFDYPEIYAPLDLGIGACRIAVAQPAHLPHDPQEWARWSEVRVATKYPAITRRFFAARGINATIVHLHGAMELAPMLGLSRLIVDLVDTGSTLRANGLKEVETIAQVSSRLIINRTALKTRPDQIDGILSRFRNALAGTTTAAE; translated from the coding sequence ATGAACCAGTCCCTTTCAGACCGCCAGACCGCCAACGCGCTTGGTTCGGGCCATGACGGACAAATGGTTCTGGCCCTACCCAAAGGGCGTATTCTCAAAGCCGTAACCCCCCTTATGGCAGGCACGGGCATGGCCCCTTCGGCCGATTGTCTGGGGGACAGCAGCCGCAAGCTGCGCTTTTCCACAGAAGACCCCGGTGTGGATATTGTGCGCGTCCGATCGTTTGACGTCGCCACGTTTGTTGCCGCTGGCGGTGCACAGGTTGGCATCTGCGGTTCCGACGTGCTGATGGAATTTGACTACCCCGAAATTTATGCACCGCTTGATCTGGGCATTGGGGCCTGCCGCATTGCCGTGGCCCAGCCTGCCCACCTGCCGCACGACCCGCAGGAATGGGCGCGCTGGTCGGAGGTGCGGGTCGCAACCAAGTACCCAGCCATCACCCGCCGCTTTTTTGCGGCACGCGGTATTAACGCAACCATTGTACACCTGCATGGGGCTATGGAACTGGCACCCATGCTTGGCCTTTCCCGCCTGATTGTGGACCTGGTGGACACGGGTTCCACCCTGCGCGCCAACGGGCTGAAAGAGGTTGAGACCATTGCTCAGGTTTCCAGCCGTCTGATCATCAACCGCACGGCGCTCAAAACCCGCCCCGACCAGATTGACGGCATTCTCTCCCGCTTCCGCAATGCGCTGGCGGGAACCACGACCGCTGCGGAATAA
- the infA gene encoding translation initiation factor IF-1, whose product MSKEDMIEFSGTVTELLPNAMFRVKLDNEHVILAHTSGKMRKNRIRVLAGDRVNVEMTPYDLSKGRITFRFK is encoded by the coding sequence ATGTCTAAAGAAGACATGATCGAATTCAGCGGCACAGTTACAGAACTGCTGCCTAATGCCATGTTCCGCGTAAAGCTGGACAACGAACACGTTATTCTTGCCCATACCAGCGGCAAGATGCGCAAGAACCGTATTCGCGTTCTGGCAGGTGACCGGGTGAATGTGGAAATGACCCCTTATGACCTGTCCAAAGGTCGTATCACCTTCCGCTTCAAGTAA
- a CDS encoding THUMP domain-containing class I SAM-dependent RNA methyltransferase, with amino-acid sequence MTKDKDFEIFLATVPGLESALCAEVRLKGFKQPVAVPGGVVIRGGWPQVWRANLWVRGTSRVLARIASFPVVHLSQLDKRACRVPWQTILRADVPFRVEASCAASRVYHAGAAAERITKAITQTLGAQQADDAPVVVKARIEQNICTLSVDTSGDLLHRRGYKQAVNRAPLRETMAALFLQQCGYNGQEPVLDPMCGSGTFVIEAVEIAARLNPGRARHFAFELLATFDEQAWQQMRAVKSQRTPEYRFYGSDRDAGAVAMSQANAERAGVQDYVAFTQATVSALRPPPGPAGLVIANPPYGTRIGDKQSLIPLYRALGQTLLTHFSGWRVGIVTTEAKLAHATGLPFLPPEAPVPHGGLRVSLYRTAPLP; translated from the coding sequence ATGACGAAAGACAAGGACTTCGAGATATTTCTGGCAACCGTACCGGGCCTGGAATCCGCTCTGTGTGCGGAGGTGCGGCTCAAGGGCTTCAAGCAGCCTGTCGCGGTGCCCGGTGGGGTGGTCATACGCGGCGGATGGCCGCAGGTGTGGCGCGCCAATCTGTGGGTGCGGGGCACCAGCCGGGTCCTTGCCCGTATTGCGTCTTTTCCCGTTGTGCACCTGTCCCAGCTGGACAAACGGGCGTGCCGGGTGCCGTGGCAGACCATCCTGCGGGCAGATGTGCCGTTCAGGGTGGAGGCAAGCTGCGCTGCTTCGCGCGTGTACCATGCCGGGGCTGCCGCGGAACGGATTACCAAAGCGATTACCCAGACATTGGGCGCCCAACAGGCGGATGACGCCCCGGTCGTGGTCAAGGCGCGGATTGAGCAGAACATATGCACCCTGAGTGTGGATACATCGGGCGACCTGTTGCACCGGCGGGGTTACAAACAGGCCGTTAACCGTGCCCCCCTGCGTGAGACAATGGCGGCGCTGTTCCTGCAACAGTGTGGTTATAATGGGCAGGAGCCTGTGCTGGACCCCATGTGTGGGTCTGGCACGTTTGTTATTGAAGCCGTCGAAATAGCCGCGCGCCTTAACCCCGGGCGTGCCCGCCACTTTGCCTTTGAACTGCTGGCAACGTTTGATGAGCAGGCATGGCAGCAGATGCGCGCGGTAAAAAGCCAGCGCACGCCAGAATACCGCTTTTACGGAAGCGACCGGGATGCGGGGGCTGTGGCCATGAGCCAGGCTAATGCGGAACGGGCCGGTGTGCAGGACTATGTAGCGTTCACACAGGCAACGGTGAGTGCGTTGCGGCCACCGCCGGGGCCGGCCGGGTTGGTTATAGCCAACCCACCATACGGCACCCGGATTGGTGACAAGCAGAGTCTAATCCCGCTTTACCGCGCATTGGGGCAGACGTTGCTGACACATTTTTCTGGCTGGCGCGTGGGGATTGTCACAACCGAGGCCAAACTGGCCCATGCAACCGGTCTGCCGTTTTTACCGCCAGAGGCCCCTGTGCCGCATGGTGGCCTGCGTGTTTCATTGTATCGGACTGCTCCCCTGCCATAG
- a CDS encoding SDR family oxidoreductase, whose translation MTRVAGKVAIVTGAANGIGKATAILLAKEGAKVVVADLQEEAGQNTVAEIKAAGGEALFVKLNVTQEADWQNAIAVAEKTFGKLDVAVNNAGIAYNGTVESTSLEDWQRVQSINLNSVFLGTKYAVEAMKKVGAGSIINLSSIEGLVGDPTLAAYNASKGGVRLFTKSAALHCAKSGYKIRVNSVHPGYIWTPMVQGLTKDAAEARQKLVDLHPLGHLGEPNDIAYGILFLASDESKFMTGSELVIDGGYTAQ comes from the coding sequence ATGACGCGCGTTGCAGGAAAAGTGGCCATTGTAACCGGGGCGGCCAATGGTATTGGCAAGGCCACGGCAATTCTGCTGGCCAAGGAAGGCGCTAAGGTTGTGGTAGCCGACTTGCAGGAAGAAGCAGGGCAGAACACAGTTGCCGAAATTAAGGCCGCTGGGGGCGAGGCTCTGTTTGTTAAACTCAATGTCACGCAGGAAGCAGACTGGCAGAATGCCATAGCCGTTGCGGAAAAGACGTTCGGCAAGCTGGATGTAGCCGTAAACAATGCCGGTATTGCCTATAACGGCACGGTGGAAAGCACCAGTCTGGAAGACTGGCAGCGCGTGCAGTCCATTAACCTGAACAGCGTGTTCCTTGGCACCAAATATGCTGTTGAAGCCATGAAAAAAGTTGGCGCTGGCTCCATTATCAACCTGTCCTCCATTGAAGGGCTGGTGGGCGACCCCACATTGGCCGCCTACAATGCCAGCAAAGGGGGCGTGCGCCTGTTTACCAAGTCCGCAGCTCTGCACTGTGCCAAGTCGGGTTACAAAATCCGGGTTAACTCCGTGCATCCGGGTTACATCTGGACCCCTATGGTGCAGGGGCTGACCAAAGATGCGGCAGAAGCCCGGCAGAAACTGGTGGACCTGCATCCGCTCGGCCATCTGGGTGAACCGAATGATATTGCTTATGGCATTCTGTTTTTGGCGTCGGACGAATCCAAATTCATGACCGGAAGTGAACTGGTTATTGATGGCGGCTATACCGCGCAGTAA
- a CDS encoding cryptochrome/photolyase family protein, which produces MSKNSLPPVLVWFRDDLRLADNLALTQAARSGQPILCVSMQLAGQPCTTALDWWRAKSMEALDQALRAQGGQLHVFAADPEQLLPELVSQTGCRQVFWNRRYDPVGKATDTRIKAQLKQMGVDVHSTPGSLLHEPWTVRSKAGQPFQVFGAFWRAACANAHYPAPLPAPAGMVFASCSALPDRQVLAPTMGQKLPAWGAAMASYHVFSEREAHEQLQDFIAHALQAYEQNRDFPIRDATSELSPFLRTGQMTPGQIWHAVTAADAGSSGVKFLSEIGWREFAWSLLWSYPDLSTRNLKPEFDAMPWRDDPKGLARWKKGQTGYPLVDAGMRQLWQTGLMHNRVRMVVASFLVKHLLIDWREGERWFAHTLVDYDPASNPMNWQWNAGTGVEAAPFFRIMNPILQSQKFDPDGDYIRTWVPELAGVSGPDIHTPWQATLLQPTGYPSPIVDHSAARQRALAAWKACKDPA; this is translated from the coding sequence ATGAGCAAGAACAGCCTACCCCCTGTTCTGGTCTGGTTCCGCGACGACCTGCGACTGGCCGATAATCTGGCTCTGACACAGGCGGCCCGGAGCGGTCAGCCTATTTTGTGTGTGTCTATGCAGCTCGCAGGCCAACCGTGCACCACAGCGCTGGACTGGTGGCGTGCTAAAAGTATGGAGGCGCTGGATCAGGCTTTGCGGGCACAGGGTGGGCAACTCCACGTTTTTGCCGCAGACCCGGAGCAGCTTCTGCCGGAACTGGTCAGCCAGACTGGTTGCCGGCAGGTGTTCTGGAACCGGCGGTATGACCCCGTGGGCAAAGCTACGGATACACGGATTAAAGCCCAGCTAAAGCAAATGGGGGTGGATGTGCACAGCACCCCTGGCAGCCTGCTGCATGAGCCATGGACTGTGCGTAGTAAGGCGGGGCAGCCTTTTCAGGTTTTTGGGGCATTCTGGCGGGCGGCCTGCGCCAATGCGCATTATCCCGCGCCATTGCCCGCACCGGCAGGCATGGTGTTTGCCTCTTGTTCCGCCCTGCCAGACAGGCAGGTTTTAGCCCCTACAATGGGGCAGAAACTGCCAGCATGGGGCGCGGCCATGGCGTCATACCATGTGTTTTCGGAGCGGGAAGCCCACGAACAGTTGCAGGATTTTATCGCCCATGCCCTGCAAGCGTATGAGCAGAACAGGGATTTTCCCATAAGGGATGCAACATCCGAACTCTCGCCCTTTTTGCGTACGGGGCAGATGACGCCGGGCCAGATATGGCACGCCGTTACCGCAGCCGATGCGGGGAGTAGTGGGGTTAAGTTCCTGTCCGAGATCGGATGGCGCGAGTTTGCGTGGTCTTTGCTCTGGTCATATCCGGATCTGAGCACGCGCAACCTCAAACCAGAGTTTGACGCCATGCCTTGGCGGGACGACCCCAAGGGACTAGCGCGCTGGAAAAAAGGGCAAACAGGTTACCCGCTGGTGGATGCGGGTATGCGCCAGCTCTGGCAAACGGGCCTTATGCACAATCGGGTGCGCATGGTGGTGGCGTCTTTTCTGGTCAAACATCTGTTGATCGACTGGCGGGAGGGCGAACGCTGGTTTGCCCATACGCTGGTGGATTATGACCCCGCCAGTAACCCTATGAACTGGCAGTGGAACGCAGGTACGGGGGTTGAAGCGGCCCCATTCTTTCGGATTATGAACCCCATTCTGCAATCGCAGAAGTTTGACCCCGATGGGGATTATATTCGCACATGGGTGCCCGAGTTGGCGGGTGTGTCTGGCCCGGACATTCATACCCCGTGGCAGGCTACGCTTTTGCAGCCTACTGGTTACCCCAGCCCCATAGTGGACCATAGCGCTGCACGGCAGAGGGCGCTTGCGGCATGGAAGGCCTGCAAAGATCCGGCCTGA
- a CDS encoding ribonuclease E/G has product MRIAVTKNDTLLDFALWRPAAPDMVGNVYHARIEALTPGIGGAFVALGADQSGFLPLQNGAPQLTEGQAVTVEVSRAAQGGKGVRLRLLAPDVASDKKGLITPGPTPLARLAALWPTATVVVDTPAAAAHIPPSLRARRAQGFTPYPEAIAAACDALEDPVVPLPGGMEATITPTPALIAIDMDAPPAQTGRPKQTAQFAANRDALPTLMRQIRLRNLSGAILIDPAGLATRKRQALLAPVNEALKPDPLHPRCLGVTGLGLIEIVRARIYPSLPELLNSPHGRALRVLRHILAHAPHTHRICGGSGIIRALEQDPEAMADCGRQLGRPLSLHTDLALPDFTWTVQDK; this is encoded by the coding sequence ATGCGCATTGCCGTTACCAAAAACGATACGCTGCTGGATTTTGCCCTCTGGCGTCCAGCCGCGCCGGATATGGTAGGCAATGTGTACCATGCCCGCATAGAGGCGTTGACCCCCGGCATCGGCGGCGCGTTTGTAGCCCTTGGTGCCGACCAGAGCGGCTTTTTACCCCTCCAGAACGGTGCGCCCCAACTGACCGAAGGACAGGCCGTAACTGTGGAGGTCAGCCGCGCAGCGCAGGGTGGCAAAGGCGTGCGCCTGCGCCTGTTAGCTCCTGATGTTGCATCCGATAAAAAGGGGTTGATAACCCCCGGCCCCACGCCGCTGGCCCGTCTGGCCGCGCTATGGCCCACGGCAACAGTGGTGGTGGACACACCAGCCGCTGCGGCCCATATCCCGCCCTCCTTACGCGCAAGACGCGCACAGGGCTTTACTCCCTACCCCGAGGCCATCGCCGCTGCGTGTGATGCGCTGGAAGACCCCGTGGTGCCACTACCCGGCGGCATGGAAGCCACCATTACGCCCACCCCAGCCCTCATTGCGATTGATATGGACGCCCCGCCTGCGCAAACAGGCCGCCCCAAGCAGACAGCACAGTTTGCCGCCAACCGCGATGCCCTGCCCACGCTTATGCGCCAGATTCGGCTACGCAACCTGTCCGGCGCTATTCTAATAGACCCGGCTGGCCTTGCCACCCGCAAGCGTCAGGCCCTACTGGCTCCGGTTAACGAAGCCCTTAAACCGGACCCCCTCCACCCGCGTTGTCTGGGTGTCACAGGTCTGGGGCTGATCGAAATTGTGCGGGCGCGTATTTACCCATCCCTGCCCGAGCTGCTGAACAGTCCACATGGGCGCGCCCTGCGCGTGTTACGGCACATTCTGGCGCACGCTCCACACACACACCGGATTTGCGGTGGTTCTGGTATTATTCGGGCACTGGAGCAGGACCCCGAGGCCATGGCGGACTGTGGCCGCCAGCTTGGCAGACCGTTAAGCCTGCACACGGACCTTGCCCTGCCCGATTTTACATGGACGGTTCAGGATAAATGA
- a CDS encoding DNA gyrase inhibitor YacG: MTTKSAKCPICGKPSAPEYRPFCSQRCADVDLGRWFGGAYRIPGEPVPNGENEKAEINDET, from the coding sequence ATGACGACCAAATCTGCAAAATGCCCGATCTGCGGCAAACCCTCCGCCCCCGAATACCGGCCCTTCTGCTCCCAGCGTTGCGCGGATGTGGACCTTGGCCGCTGGTTTGGTGGTGCCTACCGCATTCCGGGAGAGCCGGTTCCGAACGGGGAAAACGAAAAAGCTGAAATAAATGATGAAACATGA
- a CDS encoding Maf family protein — MTSSDQLQAGRNIAPLLVLASASPRRIALLAQIGLVPDRVLPANIDETPAKGEVPRVYAQRMAAQKAHAIASTLTEPALVLAADTVVALGRRILPKAEDRDTARYCLEHLSGRRHTVLTSVVVAPTASWAQGRHGARLVETAVTFSRLTPYQIDALLDAGDWSGKAGGYALQGHAAGFIRALSGSASAVIGLPLFETAQLLRGQPGGWLA, encoded by the coding sequence ATGACGTCCTCTGACCAGTTACAAGCGGGGCGGAATATAGCCCCCCTTCTGGTTCTGGCATCCGCCTCGCCACGGCGTATTGCCCTGCTGGCGCAGATCGGGCTTGTGCCCGACCGCGTTCTGCCAGCCAATATTGACGAAACACCCGCCAAAGGTGAGGTCCCCCGGGTGTATGCCCAGCGTATGGCCGCCCAAAAAGCCCACGCCATTGCCAGCACACTAACGGAACCGGCTCTGGTTCTGGCTGCCGATACGGTTGTCGCTCTTGGCCGCCGCATCCTGCCCAAGGCGGAGGACCGGGACACGGCGCGCTACTGCCTTGAGCACCTGTCCGGCAGGCGGCATACGGTGCTGACATCCGTTGTGGTGGCACCCACCGCCAGTTGGGCACAGGGACGGCACGGGGCACGGTTGGTGGAAACCGCTGTGACCTTCTCCCGCCTCACGCCATATCAGATTGATGCCCTGCTGGATGCCGGAGACTGGTCTGGCAAGGCCGGTGGCTACGCTCTGCAAGGCCATGCCGCAGGCTTTATACGCGCCTTGTCCGGCAGTGCCTCGGCCGTTATTGGCCTCCCCCTGTTTGAAACAGCCCAACTGCTACGTGGGCAACCCGGTGGCTGGCTAGCGTGA
- a CDS encoding alpha/beta fold hydrolase: MIRIPTVVVQYASFPIRVSNALLRRRSRGWMALVCLLVLLVGCTAIPQPVPVPPARYAAAGRLVPPDLVFSLRDGAAIPARVWQAHGPERAVVLALHGFNDSRDAWESSAPNLAGQGVTLVAPDVRGFGGAPMRGGWAGSARLVADVREEAAQIEHEHPDVPLYLMGESMGGAILMALMADPFAPHVAGTILLAPAVWDLGWGADIPLDVLAKVFPKRLVTGRELPVHVVASDNRAALIRLYYDPLTLRETRLEALRGLVMLMRRAAHVAPHLHGPVLCLYGDQDQLVPPQAMAQVWRVLPAHVRLDLVTGGHHLLLRDRNGVAALNDIASWISHPERFLPSGGDLAAAAWMAQGAGERGTATGDPAWFLPARLDGAAAP, translated from the coding sequence ATGATACGCATTCCAACCGTGGTTGTGCAGTATGCCTCTTTTCCCATACGCGTGAGCAACGCCCTCCTGCGCCGCAGAAGCCGGGGGTGGATGGCGCTGGTATGCCTGCTGGTTTTGCTTGTGGGGTGTACGGCCATTCCCCAGCCAGTGCCAGTTCCCCCTGCACGGTATGCTGCGGCAGGCCGCCTTGTTCCTCCCGACCTTGTGTTTTCCTTGCGGGATGGCGCGGCTATTCCCGCTCGTGTCTGGCAGGCGCATGGCCCGGAACGGGCTGTGGTGCTGGCTCTGCATGGTTTTAATGATAGCCGGGACGCATGGGAATCTTCCGCCCCCAACCTTGCCGGGCAGGGGGTTACATTGGTTGCGCCTGATGTGCGCGGGTTTGGGGGCGCCCCCATGCGTGGCGGCTGGGCCGGGAGCGCGCGTCTGGTGGCTGATGTGCGGGAAGAAGCCGCTCAGATTGAGCATGAACACCCCGATGTGCCGCTTTACCTTATGGGGGAGAGCATGGGCGGTGCTATTCTTATGGCGCTTATGGCAGACCCTTTTGCGCCCCATGTGGCGGGGACCATACTGCTCGCTCCTGCGGTGTGGGACCTTGGATGGGGGGCGGATATTCCGCTGGATGTGCTGGCAAAGGTTTTTCCCAAACGGCTTGTGACAGGGCGGGAATTGCCGGTGCATGTGGTGGCGAGCGATAACCGCGCAGCTCTTATCCGCCTGTATTATGACCCGCTAACCCTGCGTGAAACGCGGCTGGAAGCCCTGCGCGGGCTGGTCATGCTGATGCGTAGGGCAGCCCACGTGGCCCCACACCTGCATGGCCCTGTTCTTTGCCTTTATGGAGATCAGGACCAGCTTGTGCCTCCGCAAGCCATGGCTCAGGTGTGGCGGGTGTTGCCTGCACATGTCCGGTTGGACCTTGTAACGGGTGGGCACCATCTGCTGCTGCGTGACCGGAACGGGGTGGCCGCCTTAAACGATATTGCAAGCTGGATAAGCCACCCGGAGCGGTTTTTGCCATCGGGGGGCGATCTGGCGGCTGCTGCGTGGATGGCGCAGGGTGCAGGGGAGCGGGGCACAGCAACGGGTGACCCGGCATGGTTTCTGCCCGCCCGGCTGGACGGTGCCGCCGCGCCATAA